In Alosa alosa isolate M-15738 ecotype Scorff River chromosome 10, AALO_Geno_1.1, whole genome shotgun sequence, the genomic stretch GTGGCATTAGGCTAAGTGGTTCAGAGTGTTGATAagtgtacatattgttattgtggataatacagtgagatttttaaatgttaacagttgtattggtgaataaactcttttgagaggtggattaaactctaataagagatggataaactagcttctatttctgaaatgtcagaagtggaaactgcgtttacttgcgtccactacatccctgttcaAGACCTAATACTGCATCTACCtattgctaaggatataggctacactgcagctaaaaGTTAGGGAAGCATcaaaggcgaggagaggagagcatttttgactaaatttaattgagacatactacgtgctaacgttaacgttactgccatcaagctgtAATGATTTGCCGCGAATGAATGCCGCCCAAATCTGTCGAGTCATCTTGTAGTGGTGCGTCTAGTGCAAcgtatagagctgcacagtcccgcccacagccaaaatgtggttaggtgccggatgtaagattcccattcatttgtcccattgacgtttggaaaaatccgtatctaaagagttttacagcatgtcttaggctaaccagctacggcataactcataagcaaacaacatatcatttcgagtgaaaaaacgaagagaaaatccaaaaaaagtcaaaggtacaagactgtgtcatattttcatttcctagcgaaggaactactcatcccataaaccaccgcgcctcactgaataatataggcaaaatcggcacgatttattttgccatttaaaccatttccaaccggcaacagcacgcgaaccctttcctccaaacagtgatttttatatagtgaatgtgcagttaatagcagttatttcaggagtaatcgtgtaaataatagtgttttgatattgaattttatatttatcatcctGTATTtctatatcgtgtgtgtgtgtgtgtgtgtgaacgcggttaacgttaacgttagcaacatggtGTGCCGTACCTGACTGTcatgctgtcatcactgctcagtcgggctgatgcatggaccagtgcatggtctgctcttggaccaccatattcagtttattaatttgccgtgaattattaaacaaaatgttcattaaatgcacgaagaagtattcctaggttaatgattgatatgaatcatacagtatgaaggctacagtagcctagctacctagctatgttaactagcagcattaacgttaccaacctcctgcttaactcaccacaactttgtaggtcttgtccctcatgctggcctttacaaaacccacaagctgactctcggacacacaacagtcaataatgtgacccgatttaaagtggctttcacccctttggacactgactaaaacataatatatttcatgttgcagcatgtaggctaatgttagctgcattatgtaatgacatacaatctcggaaatgctaaagctaccagctacctgaaaagtttgagtgtttgaactaacatttacagtggtctatttgatagtgtactggccctgactaagttcgtttgatgtataaaccacaatccttgttgatacaagtaccaatattcgtcaagaaagtttttaatcatattaagattttcgccataggcagtaaaatacTCCGCCATCTTTTTCGCTGAGagagtttcaaactatgaccataacggcctttccaccaatcagaggcatcactgtgggattgttcaggattgtgggtaatgaagtacttatccaagagatcgcgaataaaaggcgtttatctcaaaacaaggttagtgccccatgaactcttggcgtttatatgagcatatacaatcgcttagtacagccgtagctggttttaagtctaccacgtgcagttacgtttttatggcttatagcgcaattgtcaatggagaaattgcattgaatttttacttccggcatcggctgtgggcgggactagagctgcacagtcccgcccacagccgatgccggatgtaaaaatttctttcttgacgaatattggtacttgtatcaacaaggattggggtttatacatcacacgaacttagtcagggccaatacactatcaaatagaccactgtaaatgttagtttaaacactgaaacttttcaggtagcccacaggctaacctttagcatttccgacattgtctgtcattacataatgcagctaacattagcctacatgctgcaacacaggtatgaaatatattatgttttagtgagtgtccaaaggggtgaaagccactttaaatcgggtcacattattgacccgtttgtgggttttgtaagggccagcatgagggacaagacctacaaagttgtggtgagttaagcagggaggttggtaacgttaatgctgctagcagtgctagttaacattagctaggctactgtagccttcatactgtatgattcatatcaatcattaatcTAGGAATACTTCTTCGTGCATTTAATggacattttgtgtaataaaactgaatatggtggtccaagagcagaccatgcaccagtccatgcatcagcccgactgagcagtgatgacagcataggatgaTTCAGGTAATGTTACGAAGCACtgccgttaacgttaaccgctttcacacacacacgatataaaatacacaatgataaatataaaattcaatatcaaaacactattatttacacgattactcctgaaataactgcacattcactatataaaaatcactgtttggaggaaagggttcgagtgctgtcgccggttggaaatggtttaaatggcaaaataaattgtgccgattttgcctatattattcagtgaggagcggtggtttatgggatgagtagttccttcgctcggcTTTGGAtgttctcttcgttttttcactcgaaatgatatgttgtatgcttatgagttatgccgtagctggttagcctaagacatgctgtaaaactctttagatacgtatttttccaaacgtcaatgggacaaatgaatgggaatcttacatccggcacctaaccgcattttggctgtgggcaggactgtgcagctctattccCATCCACTATTGATGACGCGAAAAATAATAACGGTAGGCTAACTCCACTGAAATTATTTTAAACTAAAGTAACGAGCCAGTTTtctaaaatgtaaggagtagaaagtaccGATATTTGTGTGAAAATATaagaagtaaaagtaaaaagtcgcctcaaaaataaatagtaaagtaaaaatatctaaaaaatctacttgagtacagtaagtatttgtagcctacttcgttacttcccatctctgtACATGATCAATTTTGACACTTCTCCTATAGGTGGTTCATCAGAACCATATCAAAAGAGGACATTATGTCACATATTGTTGATGTTAAATAGAGAAGGGATTGTTGATATGTTGAAATGTGTCGAAATGGTGATGCAATTAGTTTAAATATTTTGCTGAATAAACACAAAATATCTAATAAAGTCACAAAGCCCCCACCCCTAATGGCGACAAATCATGAAATTTGGCAACCATCCCTCACAGTCTCTactctgagagagagatttgaccCCAAGCAGGGGCTCgaactgggggtaaaaccacaactgattataggggcccaaggggagagagggcccttgaaaagtccggaatatattttattttacttggaTATTTTCATTTCCTAATTAAATTTCATAAtacatgtcagatgaaatgtaAAGTTAGTGTATTTGCTGAATAacttgattgattgactgactACATTTTGTACACAAAAAGACTAAGGTGTCAGCCACACCTTGCTATTGTGCCAAATGGTTTAGTCCATCTGCAGCATTTTGTTTAAATGTTGAGCATCTGGTGGAGCAAAAACTTCTGGTGAAGAAATGTCTTTCTCAAAGAAAGCCAATTAGGCTAtcaaaaagaaaggaaagacaggaaaaggagagaaaacaaaaagaggGGAAACAATTGGTAAACTGACTTCTTttcaaagaaaggtgagcacaaactaGAAAAAACGAAATCCATGGTGCTAAATTGCATGAATATCTCCTCAACCATTAGTGCAAAAATGAACAGAGACATTGAAAGAGCTGAACACACTTTCAAATGATAATTTGGTTATACATGTAATCTGAGGTAaaggctaaataaataaacaacactaACACACCATTATAATATCctaatttaaaacatgtttaatttgaaatgatagGCTATAATGTCTATAGGCCTAGCAATAATAGGCTAATCAGTGTCATAGGTAGCTTGGTAGCTCATTGGTAGCTACATATCATGTCAACATCATAGCCTAGTTATGTCAGATGTAGTAGAAGCAGATCTTAACGTTGTGAAACACATGACTCTCAGTTTCAGAAACTGTCACACCAGGGAATAGAGTAGCAATAgtcccctcatcctcctctttggATTTGAgacaaattaaaattaaattgaattaaagCAAACCATATTTCCCTGCCTGTCTTACAAATAATGTTCTCTCAAGTAAAAATCATTTAGGCCTAAGTAAAGTGACTGTAGACCAGAGTATGAGAAAGTTTGAAATGATGACTACATATGGCATTAATATTAGGCTACCTTCAGTGGCATATTTAGTTAGGGAAACCTCCAATGTCATGTATAGGCGATCTGTTCCTTTTGTATTTTTAATTCTGCAAATAAAACATGAACGAGTCAAGTTTGGTTATCTTTTATTATGCAGTAAGCAGTTTGTTCATGTAGGGATTAGAAAAGTAAACTGGTATTTTAAGCTGTTTTATAGCCTGCATTGGGCTGTAAATACAATAAACATATTGTAATATAATTTAGCTTAAACTTAGTAACCATagtaaagtaggctagatcatgTTGGGAAAGGAGGTTTGAAATGTGTGTAGACAAATTATCAGGCTTCTCTAATTACCCTATTAAGATCTAGGCCTAcagattattaatattatttatttatttttttattttttttgggggtgaggaacatgggggcccatcaggactgcctatgtaggggcccaggatcttgtgctaagCCCCTGACCCCAAGTGTGGTCCAGGGACTTACTGTATGCCCGGTGGGTTGGCTGAAATGAGTTTTAAGGATAACTTGTCAATTGTTGTACTGCATATCACAAAACCATCTCAACCATCATCCTACTACGGTTGCTAGTTATAagcataagcattgatatggaacagtgattaaacttttttttaacagatgtacttcataggtgtcccattattcagaattaatagccacccaccagccaatcagaaaagggTATTTCTTCTCTCTAGGTGATAAAATAAGAATAATACACTTTTTAAGTGAAAATGTACGTTTCTGGTACAGTGTCCCTTAAATTGTGTATTTATCTGCATAAGTTTAGCCTATGTTTCATGAATAATCAACTGCGTGTTGTCTTGGGCTACACTGACATCAGTAAGTCAGTAAAATATGTATTGAAAATGTCTtgaattatgttttttattattattattattattattattattaaaagttTTGCTAGGcctacactaccagtcaaaagtttggagacactttgaaatttccattccactccattatagacagaacaccagctgagatcatttgcattgttttattattattaattgcaaaagggttctccaaacgttttttttttcagttagaCTTTTAAAATGACATCAGATTAGttaacagaatgtgcctttgcaacattggatgaatggttgctgataatgggcaatgtagattgcattaaagatcagacGTTTCATTCTACAGCAGTCGAGAACCCCTCTGCAattaagcacataatgtaatctgaaaactgttgCCAAAGGACAAAAATGAGGACAAAAATaatgcaaatgatctcagctggtattctgtctataatagagtggaatggaaatttctaagtgtctccaaacttttgactgcaGTGTAGGCTATATCTGAATCTTGGCCTTGTATTCAGTTACATTAACTGGCTAGAATGTATGTTTAAGTCCATAAAATAACTTTATGGCTTGGTCCCATAAAGGTTGCTCTAATGTCATAATACGTTCTGCCAAACTACAAGCAAAGATTGTTAACTATCTTTGCTACAGGGATCGTATTAATGCTCCTCTATCATTCACTGGACGTCCCGAACGTTCCTTCCCTGAAAGTCTCCCTGTCTTTAAAGAACTCCACACCGTCCGAACATTCTGGGAACGTTACAAGCCCTTAACACCAGCGGGTATAGCCTTAGCCTCCTCCATGAATAAACTTCCTGTTCTCAACATTCATTTATGCAAACGCCTGCTTAGCCTTATCTTCctcttaatatttttttttaccattagAGAATCATGTTAGCTGAGTTTAATTGTACATATCCACGAGACCACATTCATTTCAAATACGCATGGTTGTTTGTTGTGGAAAACAGTCAAGATTATTTTCTTCAATATTTTTTCCTATGAAGCACATATACGTAGCCTACGCGCTTCCATGCCTAACCATTGCCTACGCAAAAGTTACGATGGTGTGGGAAACTAAACTAGCGACCAGGCAACCATTTTGTCTTTCAGAAGAGGATATCGCGTCCGGTTGTGGATTTCCGATTCGTGTGTTACGTAGGCAGTTCCCCGTATTGAATGGCGTATCATATCACCAATGGACAGCTTCGTCAGAGTTTCAGCCACTGCTCACACTGCAAACGCGGGCGGGGCTGAGAATAGTTTCAAAATGGCGTGCAGCTAGAAAGGCAGTAATGAAGCGATAAACAGTCGTTGCTCGTCAATTCAGTACGTAAACATAAATATAGCAGAGAGCACCATCATCACTGCAATATATTTTAAGTGGTATACAAAATGAAAGGTAAAGAACGTTCTCCAGTCAAAAAGCGGTCGCGTCTTCTGGATGAATCTCGAGACAGAGGAAGCCACCCATCATGTAAGAAAATGGGAACGCTTTCGGTGTCTGGCAGCAACAACGGTAATAATTCGATGAAAGGGAGTAGTTCTACAAGAAGGACTTTACTCGGCGACAAACGTGAAAGCCGGGAGATAGATGGGCACGTTTCAAGTCGTACTGGAACTAACCACAGCTATGCTAATATTACTGCGGCTGTTAGTAGCAGCAAGAACCACAGCGGCCTCGCTTTAGATGCCACTACACGGATCAACTCTCGCGGAGAGACCAGGGCTCTCCCGAGTAATGAAAGTGAGTACAAGACTTTGAAAATAAGCGACCTCGGTTCCCAGTTGAGTGACGAAGAAATAGAAGACGGCTTATTTCTCGAATTTAAAAAATTTGGTGACGTGAGCATTAAAATAAGTCGAGTAAACGACGAGCGTGTGGCGTTTGTCAATTTCAGAAGGCCCGATGACGCTAAGGCAGCAAAACACGCCCGCGGCAAATTGGTTCTGCATGACAGGCCACTGAAGATCGAAGCTGTATACATGAACAGACGACGGAGCCGATCGCCTATAGATAAAGACACATATTCAGCAGCTGCTGGCCATAGACATTTGCATACGCAGAGACCTCTGTCACCCACAGGACTGGGGTATAGAGACTACAGGCTACAGCAGCTTGCCCTGGGTCGtctcccacctccaccacccccacctcttCCCAGAGACTTAGAAAGGGAAAGGGAGTTTTCTTTATATGATGCCAGGACTAGACCTCCTTTTATCCCAGAGGTTGCTGCTTTTCGAGAGGAGGACATAGTTTCCCCAGAGGACGACCAGAGGGCCAACAGGACATTGTTTCTTGGTAACCTTGATATAACAGTGACTGAGAGTGACCTGAGACGGGCTTTTGACAGGTTTGGGGTTATCACTGAGGTGGACATCAAGCGCCCAACACGTGGACAGAGCAGTACTTATGGATTTCTCAAATTTGAGAACCTTGACATGGCTCACCGTGCCAAAATTAGTATGTCTGCCAAGGTGGTGGGCAGGAACCCTATTAAGATTGGCTATGGCAAGGCCACTCCTACTACCAGACTCTGGGTTGGGGGTTTAGGCCCTTGGGTACCCCTGGCTGCTCTGGCCAGGGAGTTTGACCGCTTTGGTACCATCAGGACCATAGATTATAGGAAAGGTGATGCTTGGGCCTATATTCAGTATGAGAGCCTGGACGCTGCCCAGGCTGCCTGTTCTCATATGCGTGGCTTCCCTCTTGGGGGCCCTGACCGTCGTCTAAGGGTGGACTTTGCTGATACAGAACATCGCTACCAGCAGCAGTATCTACAGCCACTGCCACTTCCACCACATTATGACCTGGTGGCAGAATCTTTTGTGCACCGTGCTGGTCCTGATGCTCTCCGGGTGAGGGAGAGGACTCCACCGCCTGCACTTCGTTTCCGTGAGACTCCATTGTACCCCGCTGCTGCTGAGTGGCCAGGGCCAGCAGTGCGTGACCGCGCTCGGGGTGCACCTTTTGAACCACTGGAGCACTTGGAACGGGAGCGGCGTTCTCGAGATGCATGGTCACTGGAGCGGGAGCTGCAAAACCGGGACCAGGCCAGGAAGCGGCGTCTTCTTGAGGATGGCCGTCATTTGGACCGTTCACCTGACAGCAGCGAGCGCCTCCGAGGTCGTCGTCATGGTGTGTCTGTGGAGCGCAGCCCAGGTGGCAGCAGTGGCAGGGATGGTGGACGCTACAGCGATTCAGAGAGGCTGTCACGCTCAGACCGGCCTTCTCCTGCAGGACGTGACAGGCGTGGAAGTTTGGAATGTGCGCATAGTGAGAAACGACTGCGGACACTAAGCCCTGTTGACACGTCTGCTACCGAAAGGGAGCGCAAGCGCAAAGCTAGTGACTCTACCAAGAGCCCCGGCAAACGAGAGGAGCGTACAGAGCACCCCTCTtccacttcctcctcttcctccagggCCACAGCCCAGTCCAAGCAAGGATCTGGTGGCCACAAACTGTCACTAGCGTGGCAGGGCATGCTGCAGCTCAAGAACAGTAGCTTCCCCACAAGTATGCACCTTTTGGAGGGTGACCTGGGCGTCTCTAGCAGGCTGCTAGTGGATGGCAGTACTGGTGGTCAGGTGTGCCAGCTGAAGATCACTCAGCGCCTTCGTCTGGACCAGCCCAAACTGGATGAGGTGGCACGACGCATAAAGGTGGCAGGACCCAGTGGATATTCAGTACTACTTGCTGTGCCTGGAAGCTCAGAGGAGGGCCCCTGTGACACAGGCAGCTCAACAGAACGGCCATTGAAGAACCTGGTGTCCTACCTTAAGCAGAAACAGGCTGCTGGGGTCATCAGCCTCCCTGTTGGGGGCAGCAGAGACAAGGACAACGCAGGAGTTCTGCACGCCTTTCCCCCTTGTGAGTTCTCCCAGCAGTTTCTTGACACCGCAGCTAAAGCCCTCGCCAAAACCGATGAAGATTATCTGGTAATGATCATAGTCCGAGGAGCATCATAAAAAGTAACATTCAAGGAAAGTAAATGACCTGTAAATGGCCTGTAATGTATAGAGTGCCGCTGTGTTATAGAATATAGTCTTGAAAGTCAAAGGTTATTTTGCAGTGTCTGTCACtggagaaaaaacaacaacattgtaACATTGTGTTTTCAGCAGTCTAATGCCTCAGAAATTATTCTGGTTGTCAATATGCATGGTAGTCTAAATTTTTGTAAGATTCACTCTTAAAGCAAATGGAATTGAAAGAATTGTAATAGTTTGATGATGATGGTACTTCAGAATAATGTGATACATCGTTTTCCCTGACACAGTGTAACACTATATGGCTATTACACAGTTAAGTTTAGATTTACCCTCAGACTAAACATCATTGTTGTCTACATCAGTCAATGCACACTCTACTAATTGATCTACCTGATATGCTCATAGTAATTGTTGACTGAAATGTGATTTCTGCTTTTACTGAGTTCTGTTGTCTtgttttgaaatacattttttttttttttttgtttctgatTATTGCAGTCATTTGCAGACAGAATGTATGTTACCACATCATCACATTCAGAACCTGACATAGGTATAGATTACAGAGgacagaaagagggggaaaaagctCAGTGGTTTATTGTTTTATAATACATTCTTaattttaaaacaatttaatgAGATGGCATATGTAATTGACCCTCAGTCTTCAATCTTTGCAAATAGACATGTGACAGGGACTGGTATATTTATGAAAATGTTGGTTCATTAGTTTGTTTAAATTAAAAGAGTTTTATTTTTCAACACAAGGCCCTCTTTGACATCAGATATTGAATGGGAATTTATTATTGCGCTCTGGTCAGGATTGAAAATGGCCTTTGTGTaattagtgagagagagagagagatatc encodes the following:
- the rbm15 gene encoding RNA-binding protein 15; translated protein: MKGKERSPVKKRSRLLDESRDRGSHPSCKKMGTLSVSGSNNGNNSMKGSSSTRRTLLGDKRESREIDGHVSSRTGTNHSYANITAAVSSSKNHSGLALDATTRINSRGETRALPSNESEYKTLKISDLGSQLSDEEIEDGLFLEFKKFGDVSIKISRVNDERVAFVNFRRPDDAKAAKHARGKLVLHDRPLKIEAVYMNRRRSRSPIDKDTYSAAAGHRHLHTQRPLSPTGLGYRDYRLQQLALGRLPPPPPPPLPRDLEREREFSLYDARTRPPFIPEVAAFREEDIVSPEDDQRANRTLFLGNLDITVTESDLRRAFDRFGVITEVDIKRPTRGQSSTYGFLKFENLDMAHRAKISMSAKVVGRNPIKIGYGKATPTTRLWVGGLGPWVPLAALAREFDRFGTIRTIDYRKGDAWAYIQYESLDAAQAACSHMRGFPLGGPDRRLRVDFADTEHRYQQQYLQPLPLPPHYDLVAESFVHRAGPDALRVRERTPPPALRFRETPLYPAAAEWPGPAVRDRARGAPFEPLEHLERERRSRDAWSLERELQNRDQARKRRLLEDGRHLDRSPDSSERLRGRRHGVSVERSPGGSSGRDGGRYSDSERLSRSDRPSPAGRDRRGSLECAHSEKRLRTLSPVDTSATERERKRKASDSTKSPGKREERTEHPSSTSSSSSRATAQSKQGSGGHKLSLAWQGMLQLKNSSFPTSMHLLEGDLGVSSRLLVDGSTGGQVCQLKITQRLRLDQPKLDEVARRIKVAGPSGYSVLLAVPGSSEEGPCDTGSSTERPLKNLVSYLKQKQAAGVISLPVGGSRDKDNAGVLHAFPPCEFSQQFLDTAAKALAKTDEDYLVMIIVRGAS